In one window of Cellulophaga sp. HaHa_2_95 DNA:
- a CDS encoding FadR/GntR family transcriptional regulator: MESNRIRVNDSIDDQNAIISKIKEFILYKNLEPGDKLPSERELSEKFNVSRRNVREAIAKLEHYELLKSIPKTGTFIANIGQVALKGIMEGIVELKQQDFKTLVETRLMLEAQTSFLAAQRRTEEDLVNIEAALHLYKVKMINREDALEEDLLFHLAIAKACGNSTLNALMLQITPKIISVFEKIRVCDEDGFMREVNQHEVIFNAIKNQDSQLAVSAMEEHFKMLKDFCNEIK; this comes from the coding sequence ATGGAGTCAAATAGAATAAGAGTAAATGATAGTATTGATGATCAGAATGCAATTATTTCTAAGATTAAAGAATTTATTCTTTACAAGAATTTAGAACCTGGCGATAAGTTGCCATCGGAAAGAGAATTGTCTGAAAAGTTCAATGTAAGCCGAAGAAACGTTAGAGAGGCTATTGCTAAGCTAGAGCATTATGAATTGTTAAAATCCATTCCAAAGACTGGAACTTTTATTGCAAATATTGGACAAGTAGCTTTGAAAGGAATTATGGAAGGTATTGTTGAATTGAAACAACAAGATTTTAAAACCTTAGTAGAAACAAGGCTAATGTTAGAAGCCCAAACTAGTTTTTTAGCAGCTCAAAGAAGAACGGAAGAGGATTTAGTAAATATTGAGGCAGCTCTGCATCTGTACAAGGTTAAAATGATAAATAGAGAGGATGCTCTTGAGGAGGATTTACTTTTTCATCTGGCCATTGCAAAAGCCTGCGGTAATAGCACACTTAATGCTTTGATGTTACAAATTACACCTAAGATTATTTCTGTCTTTGAAAAAATACGAGTTTGTGATGAGGATGGCTTCATGCGCGAAGTGAATCAACATGAGGTAATTTTTAATGCCATTAAAAATCAGGATTCTCAGCTAGCCGTAAGTGCCATGGAAGAGCATTTTAAAATGCTGAAAGACTTCTGTAATGAAATTAAATAA